From a single Elusimicrobiota bacterium genomic region:
- a CDS encoding class I SAM-dependent rRNA methyltransferase yields MNYPQIVLKPAEERRIIGAQGHPWIFSNEIAEFSPQAEAPIVAAYSRSGKFIGLALYNPNSLIVGRVLARSEIKIDVDFWTKRLGAAWVLRQRWYPESTMFRWIFGESDQCPGLIIDRYGDYCVMEILSKALESQLPQILEALLGVFPAKGVLLKRDNGLRKLEGLELGPPKILSGQVPKQPFEAPMDGLVFLVDPWEGQKTGFYLDQRDNRAFLRPLAAGKRVLDCYAYTGAFGLTLAKAGALEVICIDSSERAADICAQQAKRNNLSERIKIIHADAESCLASGADKFDLVLIDPPNLAPNKKSVGAAGRKLEKITALAMELVDKDGFLAVSICSHHISLDTCLETLRQAARKSQKAFRIVTVRSQAQDHPVLLQMPETQYLKFILLERA; encoded by the coding sequence ATGAATTATCCGCAAATCGTCTTGAAGCCGGCCGAGGAGCGCCGCATCATCGGCGCCCAAGGCCATCCCTGGATATTCTCCAACGAAATCGCCGAATTTTCGCCTCAAGCCGAGGCGCCCATCGTCGCCGCCTATTCACGAAGCGGCAAATTCATCGGCCTGGCCCTGTATAACCCCAATAGCTTGATCGTCGGACGTGTTCTGGCGAGAAGCGAAATTAAAATCGACGTTGATTTTTGGACAAAGCGTTTGGGCGCGGCCTGGGTGCTCAGGCAGCGATGGTATCCGGAGTCAACCATGTTTCGATGGATTTTCGGCGAATCGGACCAATGCCCGGGCTTAATCATTGACCGCTACGGCGATTACTGCGTGATGGAAATTCTATCCAAGGCCCTGGAAAGCCAACTGCCCCAAATCCTTGAGGCCTTACTCGGCGTCTTCCCGGCCAAAGGCGTTTTATTGAAACGCGACAACGGCTTAAGAAAACTCGAAGGCCTGGAATTGGGCCCGCCCAAAATTTTATCCGGGCAAGTGCCTAAACAGCCCTTCGAAGCGCCCATGGACGGACTGGTTTTTCTCGTTGATCCCTGGGAAGGCCAGAAAACAGGATTTTATCTCGACCAACGCGATAACCGCGCCTTTTTAAGACCTCTGGCCGCAGGCAAAAGAGTCCTTGATTGCTACGCCTATACCGGAGCCTTCGGTTTAACGCTGGCTAAGGCGGGAGCGCTGGAAGTCATCTGCATTGATTCCTCCGAGCGAGCCGCCGACATTTGCGCCCAGCAAGCCAAGCGCAACAATCTTTCCGAGCGCATTAAAATCATTCATGCGGATGCGGAGTCCTGTTTGGCCTCAGGCGCCGACAAATTCGATTTGGTGCTCATCGACCCGCCGAATTTGGCCCCCAACAAGAAAAGCGTGGGCGCGGCCGGACGCAAGCTGGAAAAAATCACGGCCCTGGCCATGGAGTTGGTGGATAAAGACGGATTTCTGGCGGTGTCGATTTGCTCGCATCATATCAGCCTGGACACTTGCCTGGAAACCCTCAGGCAGGCGGCGCGGAAAAGCCAAAAGGCGTTCCGCATCGTGACCGTGCGTTCCCAGGCTCAGGATCACCCGGTCCTGCTTCAAATGCCTGAGACGCAATATCTAAAATTTATTCTGTTGGAACGGGCCTAG
- the dnaX gene encoding DNA polymerase III subunit gamma/tau has translation MALNDRSLTLKYRPAFFRDVVGQEAVSRALLNAVASSRIHPAYIFHGSRGSGKTSTARIFAKALNCRERSTDGEPCGECAACGEIAGGRSLDVMEIDAASHTQVDHIREVVLDTVNLAPARDRYRIFIIDEVHMLSSASFNAMLKTLEEPPDHVVFILATTELHKVPATVVSRTQSFPFRAFAVGEIVERLKFVIEREQIAVAADALDEIARSAGGSLRDALSILEQLLNLAGSKDVTIERRDLTQLLGFVEGEMSAALVEALAVNADFESTQRLIQEILYQKGHSPAQLLGSLFRESSAALLNTLQKNRVENSAGRLYMLCEHILKLQGELRFASDPILACEVGLAGFLVNQGEPLCDQGAPMVAAAPVEPRLEAARPALLPKAAPVAGDKPIEPPPVKKPQAPPIAATAALGAVAQESPAPDLAAALTPEVLLNRLSKAMQEKNWGLYMRDADLQIKPGAGYELLVTGRFNFLGVEKNWDQISALWRGLAGENSKLSFSMRADAPGASRSPADAGCEPETVPQEKPVEVPEDLKKIAKVFGGKIKRFKKT, from the coding sequence ATGGCGCTCAATGACCGTTCTCTGACGCTTAAATACCGTCCGGCTTTTTTCCGGGACGTGGTCGGCCAAGAAGCTGTTTCGCGGGCTTTGCTCAATGCCGTGGCCTCCAGCCGGATTCATCCTGCGTATATTTTCCACGGCTCCCGGGGCTCGGGTAAAACGTCGACCGCGCGCATTTTCGCTAAAGCCTTGAATTGCCGCGAACGTTCCACCGATGGGGAACCGTGCGGTGAGTGCGCCGCCTGCGGCGAAATCGCCGGGGGCCGTTCCTTGGATGTCATGGAAATCGACGCCGCCAGCCATACCCAGGTGGATCATATCCGCGAGGTGGTGTTGGATACCGTCAATTTGGCGCCGGCGCGCGATCGCTACCGTATCTTCATTATCGACGAAGTGCATATGCTCTCTTCCGCCTCGTTCAACGCGATGCTTAAGACCCTTGAAGAGCCGCCTGATCACGTGGTTTTTATTTTGGCGACGACCGAATTGCACAAGGTCCCGGCGACCGTGGTTTCGCGGACTCAAAGCTTCCCTTTCCGCGCTTTTGCGGTGGGGGAAATCGTTGAACGCTTGAAATTCGTCATCGAGCGCGAGCAAATTGCGGTGGCCGCCGACGCTCTGGATGAAATCGCCCGCTCCGCGGGGGGCTCGCTCAGGGATGCGTTGAGTATTTTGGAACAGCTGTTGAATCTGGCGGGTTCCAAAGACGTCACCATCGAGCGCCGGGATTTGACCCAGCTGTTGGGTTTTGTCGAAGGCGAGATGTCCGCGGCCTTGGTTGAGGCGTTGGCCGTCAACGCCGACTTTGAATCAACGCAGCGGTTGATCCAGGAGATTTTGTATCAAAAGGGCCACTCCCCGGCTCAATTGCTGGGGAGTTTGTTTCGAGAGTCCTCGGCGGCGCTTTTAAACACGCTCCAAAAAAACCGGGTGGAGAACTCCGCCGGGCGTCTGTACATGCTTTGCGAGCATATTTTAAAGCTCCAGGGGGAATTGCGTTTTGCGTCCGATCCGATTTTAGCTTGCGAGGTCGGGCTCGCCGGTTTTTTGGTGAATCAGGGCGAGCCTCTGTGTGATCAAGGCGCGCCCATGGTCGCGGCGGCGCCGGTTGAACCCCGCCTGGAAGCCGCGCGCCCCGCGCTTTTGCCAAAAGCCGCTCCCGTTGCCGGGGATAAGCCCATCGAGCCGCCTCCGGTTAAAAAACCGCAAGCGCCGCCTATCGCGGCGACGGCGGCTTTAGGCGCCGTCGCGCAAGAGTCCCCCGCGCCCGATCTTGCGGCCGCCCTGACGCCCGAGGTTTTGCTGAATCGTTTGAGCAAGGCCATGCAGGAAAAAAATTGGGGCCTTTACATGAGAGACGCCGATCTTCAGATCAAACCCGGCGCCGGTTACGAGCTTTTAGTGACCGGCCGTTTCAATTTTTTGGGCGTTGAAAAAAATTGGGATCAAATTTCGGCCCTATGGCGGGGCTTGGCCGGTGAAAACAGCAAATTAAGTTTCAGCATGAGGGCCGATGCGCCGGGCGCCTCCCGATCGCCCGCCGATGCCGGCTGCGAACCCGAAACCGTCCCCCAGGAAAAACCGGTGGAAGTGCCCGAAGACTTGAAAAAAATAGCGAAAGTCTTCGGCGGCAAAATCAAGCGATTTAAGAAAACCTAA
- the recR gene encoding recombination protein RecR, which translates to MGRSRSLDTLAQALRFSFPHVGPRQSERMALKLLSIEEKDFLRLIESMRQARSRVIRCEHCQDLTEAVRCPICSSPSRQRSVLCVVENPQDVDAIEASGSYRGLYHVLHGSLDARMEEVSTSGKTPLTLKALWLRLEEDAQLGEIILALDQDTSGELTSLYLVREIQKNFPCLRITRIGVGIPFGGEVQYGDPATLKQALAARMEISVKPVTGEKSSVIGA; encoded by the coding sequence ATGGGCCGTTCGCGATCCCTGGACACGCTGGCTCAAGCCTTGCGTTTTTCATTCCCGCATGTCGGCCCCCGCCAAAGCGAACGCATGGCGCTGAAGCTGCTTTCCATCGAGGAGAAGGATTTCCTGCGTTTGATTGAATCCATGCGCCAGGCCCGAAGCCGCGTCATCCGCTGCGAACATTGCCAGGACTTGACCGAGGCCGTGCGCTGCCCGATTTGCTCCAGCCCCTCGCGCCAGCGGAGCGTTCTCTGCGTCGTTGAAAATCCCCAGGATGTCGACGCCATCGAGGCCAGCGGGAGTTACCGAGGGCTTTACCATGTTCTTCACGGCAGTCTGGATGCGCGGATGGAGGAAGTCTCGACCAGCGGAAAAACCCCCTTGACGCTGAAGGCTTTATGGCTGCGCCTTGAAGAGGATGCGCAGTTAGGCGAGATTATTTTGGCTCTGGATCAAGATACATCCGGAGAGTTGACCAGCCTATATCTGGTGCGTGAAATTCAGAAGAATTTTCCGTGCCTGAGGATCACGCGCATCGGCGTGGGCATCCCGTTCGGCGGGGAAGTCCAATACGGCGATCCGGCGACGCTCAAGCAGGCGTTGGCGGCCCGCATGGAAATTTCCGTTAAGCCGGTGACCGGCGAGAAATCGTCCGTTATCGGGGCATAG